AAATGAATGAAAATTCAGTGCTTGCGTAAAGGTTTAACTCAAACGCTCAACACTTATTTAATAATACCTAAATACATAGCAACTGGCATAGCTGCAAACACTAATGGTACTATAATGGCAAATGCAACACCAACCGACTTCACAAACGGTGTGTATTTTGGATGATTCCAGCCCAATGATTGGAAGGCACTCTGAAAACCATGCAACAAGTGATACGCCAATGAAATACAACCAGCTACATACACCAATACTACTGGTAATAATTCAAACGTTTCTTTCATTTCTTGGAACAATGTTTCTTCTCCGCTCGTAATGTGATCTGTAAAACGACTTACAACCCAGAAATGCTTTAAGTGCAAGACCAAAAAGATTAATAACAAGGTGCCTAATAATCCCATAGAACGAGAGTACCAAGTACTGTTATCCTTTGAAGTAACGGCATACTTAACTGGACGCTTCTTGCTATTTGCCGACCACAACATAAGGCCGTCTACAATGTGTGCAATCAGACCCACAAATAGACCAATTTCAGCGGTACGGATAAAAAAGTTACTACCCATAAATTCTGCCGCAGCATTGAAGGTTTCGCCACCGTCATTCAAAAAAATGCAAGCATTAATACCACAATGGACGAGAAGGAAGGCTACCAATGATAGGCCTGTTATCGCCATGATGAGCTTTCTGCCCAGTGAACTTGATAAATTTTTTGTTACCCAAGACATTTTTTTATAAGTTATTGGTTATTAATTAGTTAACAATTAATAGTGCAAAATTAAGGACAATAAAGAGCTAACCCCCTATTGATTAATTGCTATTAACTATTAATTAGTTGAAAAATTGAACTCAAAACTACAATCGAAACGTCTGCCAATCAAATAATCTATAAGATTTTAGCAATTATTTATAATATTTCTACGTTTTTTTACTGTATTCTGGCATTTAGTGAAATATTATTCCGAATAACTTACTGCCAACAATTACTAGAATTAAGCGTTGTATCGTTGTAGCAATGATGCGGTACCTTCATCATTCAAGCTCAATTCTGAATAACCAACTTCGTGTTTGATTTTTTTGTTTTGTTAGTTCAGAAAAAATTTATTCTCTAACTTGTAGCTGTAAAGTGTGTAGGAAAGGAAATGAAAGTCACCAACGGGCTTTCTTGAGCCGTTTATCCTCAAAACTTTTTATTAATCTTACTTATGAGACCAAACTTTATCTACATTCTCATTTTGGGCTTTTTCATGAGCCTTTTTACATTTCATTCCGCCAAGGCTACCCACATGAAAGGGGGCGAAATTACCGTAAGACGTATTTCTAATACTGCCTTGACCTATGAATTTACGCTGACCATTTATTGCGAATATAACCCTGCTTGGCAACAACAACGTGAGGTATTATTTTGCTTTGGCGATGGCCTTGGCTCAAAGGTTTCGCCTCGTTCTAATGGCGGAGGCTTGGGTGAGGACATCGGAAATGGTACTTGGAAAGGGATCTATAAAGCGACCTATACTTATGCCGCCCCCAGTAATTACAAAGTAAATATTGGTATCCAAAACAGGAATGCGAACGTAAGAAATATACCGAACTCTGACCAAATCAGCTTTTATGTTGAAACTATTTTTAAAATAGACCCAGGATTGGGACTCAACTCAACCCCCTTGCTACTTAACCCTGCGGTGGATTTAACTGCTATTGTTGGCCAAAAGTTTATTCATAACCCCAATGCTGTTGACCCAGAGGGCGATAGCTTGGCGTATCGTTTGATTGATTGCCGATTGGGCGAGCAACAAACTTGCGTTGGCCGTGGGGCTGCTATTCCGGGTTTTCGTCAGCCCAACTTAGTAGCAGCTTCTCCTTCTAGCTTTACAATTAATGCTAGAACTGGTGATTTGATCTGGAATACTCCCCAAGAAGTAGGTTTATATAACTGTGCTTTTGTGATTGAAGAATGGCGAAATGGAGTGAAAATCTCGGAGACTGTCCGAGATATGCAGATTGAAGTAAAGGATGCCGACAATAAAGCTCCTGTCATAAAAGTACCAGACGATATATGCGTCGAGGCTGGAACACTGATTCAAGAAACCATTTCTGCCGATGACACGCCTGCCAGTGCAGGGCGAAAAGACCCCCTCAATTT
The DNA window shown above is from Flectobacillus major DSM 103 and carries:
- a CDS encoding succinate dehydrogenase cytochrome b subunit; this encodes MSWVTKNLSSSLGRKLIMAITGLSLVAFLLVHCGINACIFLNDGGETFNAAAEFMGSNFFIRTAEIGLFVGLIAHIVDGLMLWSANSKKRPVKYAVTSKDNSTWYSRSMGLLGTLLLIFLVLHLKHFWVVSRFTDHITSGEETLFQEMKETFELLPVVLVYVAGCISLAYHLLHGFQSAFQSLGWNHPKYTPFVKSVGVAFAIIVPLVFAAMPVAMYLGIIK